The DNA sequence CGGCATGATTAAACTCAGCAGAACCGCGATCAATCCCCCACTGGTCGCCGCAGAGCCGAACAACGTTTTCACCATCGGCGGGAAATGGGCGAGAAACTCAGGAACGGCTTCGTTTCCTAAACCGATACCAAAAGCAATACCGACAATCAACATTTCACGTCTGCCCAGCGGCGTTTGCGTGATAATCCGAATACCAGCGGCTACCACACAACCAAACATCACTAACGTAGCCCCTCCTAATACCGGTAAAGGAATCTGGCGTAACGCTTCACCAAATGGCGGGAACAGCCCAAGAAAAATAAGCAGAATACCGATATATCGTCCGACAAAGCGGCTGGCCACACCAGTCATTTGAATCACACCATTATTCTGCGCGAAAATGGTATTCGGGAAAGCACACAGCATGGCAGCAATCATACAGCTTACCCCATCTGCCAGTATTCCCCCCTGCAAACGGGAGCGAAAAGCCTTACCCTCAATCGGCTGGCGCGAAATCAGCGAATTAGCAGTCAGATCGCCTACCGCTTCGAGGATGCACACCAGCGATACCAGTGCGATAGGCAAAAATATCGCCAGATTAAACTGGAATCCAAAAGGGAATAAAGCCGGAGGCCGGAACCAGGTGTCAATCGTCAGTACCGGATGAAAATGACCGGTTAACCATGCCACAATACATCCTGCTGCCATACCAATCACAATAGCCGCCAGCCTTAGCCACTGATTTTTCGCACAACTCAGCAGGACAATAATTGCCAGTGTAAAAGCGCCAAGACCGATATTACTCATGCTGGCGAAATCAGTTGCATTATGTCCGCCGCTCCAGTTGATAATACTCACTTTGATCAGGCTCAAACCAATCAGGGTGATCACCGTACCGGTCACAATCGGCGTGAAGACCCGCCGCAAGAGATGCACAAAGCGGCTGACAATCGCGGGAACCCAGGCAGCAATAAAATTCACCCCAAACAGCATTGCCATAATATCTTCTGGTGTTCCTCCCTGCCCTTTCACCCAAAGCCCTCCCGCAATGGTCACGCCAAGAAAAGCAAAACTGGTACCCTGCATACAGATCATGCCAGCACCGACACCAAAAACACGATTAGCCTGCAGGAAAGTCCCGATCCCCGAAGCAAGCAAGGACATACTGATAAGCCACGGGAGATAAGCCCCCAATCCCAGGGCGGCACTGATAATGAGTGGTGGTGTAATAATGCCCACCAGCCCTGCCATAACGTGTTGCAGCGCACTAAAGAACCCCGGAACCGGGCCAATCGGTTGTTCCAGTCCCCAAAGCAGTGGGCTGTGTTTATTATCAGACATGGGTAGTTTCCTTGTGACGGCGTATTACTTACCCTTTGCATAAAACAGGCCAGATTGGGATGGCGGATATCTTTACCGGGTCGTTCAGTCAAAATATGATTTGCTATCAGTCTATTAGCATGCCCCCCTGTCATTGATCAGTAAATTTTGTCCACCATTTAATGAAACTTTAGATTCTCACCTATCGGGTTTGAAGGTAAATGATTCATAAAAAAGCATCATAACTGCCAACTTGTTCCATTCTGGTGCATTAAATAATCACAGTATTCAGTAAAGTCACTGCTGTCTGGCAAAAACCAAAGTGGTACAAAAATTGCTGAACCTACTCACAGACTCATTAAAGGACATCATGATGAAAGCACTGGTGATAGGTAGTGGTATGGGGGGAATGAGCGCGGCTGTTGCATTAAAAAATGCAGGCATTGATTGTGACGTGTTTGAAGCAGTAGAAGAGATCAAACCCGTTGGCGCCGCCATCTCAGTATGGTCTAACGGGGTTAAATGTTTACAACACCTTGGGATGGGGGAGATTGTTGAAAAGCTCGGTGGTGTAATGAACAGTATCGCATACCGTGATGCTGCTACAGGCACCTATCTGACCCATTTCAGTCTGCAGCCATTATTGGCGCGGGTGAATGCCAGGCCTTGTCCGGTAGCTCGTGCTGACCTGCAGCGTGAAATGATCGATTTCTGGGGACGGGATAAGATACAGTTTGGCAAACGTGTCGTTCGCGTAGTTGAAGAGAATAATGCGGTAACAGCATGGTTCAGTGATGGCACTCAGGCAACAGGTGATTTCCTGATTGCCGCCGACGGAAGCCGTTCAGTTGTTCGCCCGTCAGTATTAGATTTCACCCCCGAAAGACGCTATGCCGGCTACGTTAACTGGAACGGCTTAGTGAAACGCGACGATGCGCTGGCATTGAGCGATTGCTGGACCACCTTTGTCGGTGAAGGTAAACGGGTATCACTGATGCCTGTCGCACAGGACCGTTTCTATTTCTTCTTTGATGTACCGCTACCCTCAGGGCTAAACGCCGACCGCAAGACACTGCGCAACGATTTAGCCGGATACTTTGAGGGATGGGCACCGGAAGTACAGCATTTGATCGCACAGCTCGATCCAGACACGACCAATCGTGTCGAAATACACGATATCGAACCTTTTTCCCGTCTGGTAAAAGGCCGTATTGCTTTGCTTGGCGATGCAGCACACTGCACAACACCGGATATTGGTCAGGGTGGCTGCGCGGCGATGGAAGATGCCGTTGTATTAGGGGAGGCCTTTATGCGTCATGCCAGCCCGCAACAGGCATTAGGCTATTACGAAGCACAACGCTGCACGCGAGTGAAAGAACTGGTATTAAAAGCACGAAAACGTTGCGACATCACGCATGGCAAAGATATGCAGCTAACAGAGGCCTGGTATCAGGAACTACGCCACGAAAAGGGCGCGCACATCATCAACGGATTATGTGACACCATTGAGGGTGGGCCTCTGGGTTAACAGTGCCCTCTTACCAGACAGCACTGTTCAAAATGACGGGCTTTTCCCTCGTACCACGGCGTTTTGCTTTATCAGGCCTGAAACAAGTGACGCAGATACTTTGGCACAGCATTATCTGCGTTGCTGCCAATCACCTCCAGTGAGGGTAATGCCTGGATCAGACGTGGATCAGCGTTAGCCATGATGCAGCCTT is a window from the Erwinia sp. genome containing:
- the xanP_1 gene encoding Xanthine permease XanP (ID:JIFNMEKO_02839;~source:Prodigal:2.6), giving the protein MSDNKHSPLLWGLEQPIGPVPGFFSALQHVMAGLVGIITPPLIISAALGLGAYLPWLISMSLLASGIGTFLQANRVFGVGAGMICMQGTSFAFLGVTIAGGLWVKGQGGTPEDIMAMLFGVNFIAAWVPAIVSRFVHLLRRVFTPIVTGTVITLIGLSLIKVSIINWSGGHNATDFASMSNIGLGAFTLAIIVLLSCAKNQWLRLAAIVIGMAAGCIVAWLTGHFHPVLTIDTWFRPPALFPFGFQFNLAIFLPIALVSLVCILEAVGDLTANSLISRQPIEGKAFRSRLQGGILADGVSCMIAAMLCAFPNTIFAQNNGVIQMTGVASRFVGRYIGILLIFLGLFPPFGEALRQIPLPVLGGATLVMFGCVVAAGIRIITQTPLGRREMLIVGIAFGIGLGNEAVPEFLAHFPPMVKTLFGSAATSGGLIAVLLSLIMPEEKKVISAIEGQNDHAQSV
- the hpxO gene encoding FAD-dependent urate hydroxylase (ID:JIFNMEKO_02840;~source:Prodigal:2.6) produces the protein MKALVIGSGMGGMSAAVALKNAGIDCDVFEAVEEIKPVGAAISVWSNGVKCLQHLGMGEIVEKLGGVMNSIAYRDAATGTYLTHFSLQPLLARVNARPCPVARADLQREMIDFWGRDKIQFGKRVVRVVEENNAVTAWFSDGTQATGDFLIAADGSRSVVRPSVLDFTPERRYAGYVNWNGLVKRDDALALSDCWTTFVGEGKRVSLMPVAQDRFYFFFDVPLPSGLNADRKTLRNDLAGYFEGWAPEVQHLIAQLDPDTTNRVEIHDIEPFSRLVKGRIALLGDAAHCTTPDIGQGGCAAMEDAVVLGEAFMRHASPQQALGYYEAQRCTRVKELVLKARKRCDITHGKDMQLTEAWYQELRHEKGAHIINGLCDTIEGGPLG